The Pontibacter pudoricolor genome contains a region encoding:
- a CDS encoding AI-2E family transporter, with protein MTDSYTFAKRVAIAAFIAVLVSGGFYLLVTQFYFFLLVFAGILLAVLFCGMSDWITGKLHLKRGWSLLLSVLIFFGLLVGAFLWVGPTVAGQGQEIRDLLPQSLQEVDQWLGQYSWGERVAEKLPEDLSKILPKQSSLLSKVTGAVTTTLGILADLLIVVITALFFASNPELYTIGFTKLFRPQHRSRVMAVLGKCYHTLKLWLVAMLSAMAIIGISSAIGYSLIGLPMAFALALIAFLLAFIPNIGPWIAGVPAVLIGLTQGSQMALYVILIYGGIQMIETYAITPIIFQKTVALPPALLLFFQVLLGLVQGTLGLLLAAPILAVLIVVVKELYVKDVLEDETNAQQNSSDGPSRSGIS; from the coding sequence ATGACGGATAGCTATACTTTTGCGAAACGTGTTGCCATTGCAGCCTTTATAGCTGTGCTTGTTTCCGGTGGCTTTTACTTGCTTGTAACGCAGTTCTATTTCTTTCTGCTGGTTTTTGCCGGTATTCTGCTGGCCGTGCTTTTCTGCGGCATGTCCGATTGGATAACAGGTAAACTGCACCTGAAGAGGGGATGGAGCTTACTGCTGTCTGTACTTATCTTTTTTGGTTTGCTGGTTGGTGCCTTTCTGTGGGTAGGCCCGACTGTGGCAGGGCAGGGGCAGGAGATCAGGGATCTGCTCCCCCAATCGTTACAGGAAGTAGATCAGTGGCTGGGGCAGTATAGCTGGGGCGAAAGGGTAGCGGAAAAATTACCGGAAGACTTAAGCAAAATCTTACCGAAGCAGAGTTCTCTTCTTTCTAAAGTTACGGGTGCTGTAACCACTACACTGGGCATACTGGCCGATCTGCTTATAGTTGTCATTACCGCCCTCTTCTTTGCCTCCAACCCTGAATTATACACTATTGGTTTTACAAAACTTTTCCGGCCTCAACACCGCTCCCGCGTAATGGCTGTGCTGGGCAAGTGCTACCATACACTAAAACTATGGTTGGTGGCCATGCTGTCGGCAATGGCAATTATAGGCATCTCTTCGGCAATTGGTTATAGTCTGATTGGCTTGCCTATGGCTTTTGCATTAGCTCTGATAGCTTTCCTGCTGGCGTTTATTCCAAACATCGGTCCCTGGATCGCGGGCGTCCCGGCTGTGCTTATCGGGCTTACGCAGGGTTCACAAATGGCGCTTTATGTTATTCTGATCTATGGCGGCATCCAGATGATAGAGACGTACGCTATCACGCCCATCATTTTCCAGAAAACGGTGGCGCTGCCACCTGCCTTGTTGCTGTTCTTCCAGGTGTTGCTGGGGTTGGTGCAGGGTACTCTTGGCCTGTTGCTGGCCGCACCTATACTTGCCGTACTTATAGTTGTGGTAAAGGAACTGTATGTAAAGGATGTTCTGGAGGATGAAACGAATGCGCAGCAAAATAGTAGCGACGGTCCTTCCAGGTCAGGAATTTCCTGA
- a CDS encoding ABC transporter ATP-binding protein — translation MLQVSNIHKKYGKLEVLKGIDLTIGTGEVVSIVGASGAGKSTLLHILGTLDNADSGEVLFEGKNIAKYNATDLARFRNRHIGFIFQFHNLLPEFTAVENVCLPGFLAGRPEKEVVERAKELLMMLNLSHRLDHKPSEMSGGEQQRTAVARALINSPEIIFADEPSGNLDSKNAQELHDIFFRLRAEFNQTFVIVTHNEQLASMADRTLVMKDGLIVQEVLSSQN, via the coding sequence GTGCTGCAGGTATCAAACATCCATAAAAAATACGGTAAACTCGAAGTTTTAAAAGGCATTGACCTGACCATTGGTACCGGCGAAGTGGTATCTATAGTTGGTGCCTCTGGAGCGGGCAAAAGCACCTTGCTGCATATTTTGGGTACATTGGATAATGCAGACTCCGGGGAAGTATTGTTTGAAGGAAAGAACATTGCCAAGTATAATGCTACCGACCTTGCCAGGTTCCGAAACAGGCACATTGGTTTTATCTTCCAGTTTCATAACCTGTTGCCAGAGTTTACTGCTGTCGAGAACGTTTGCCTGCCGGGCTTTCTGGCTGGCCGCCCCGAGAAAGAGGTTGTGGAGCGTGCAAAAGAATTACTAATGATGCTTAACCTGTCGCACCGGCTGGATCATAAACCTTCTGAAATGTCGGGTGGGGAGCAGCAACGTACCGCAGTGGCACGCGCTCTGATTAATTCTCCGGAGATAATATTTGCAGATGAGCCGAGTGGTAACCTGGATTCAAAAAACGCCCAGGAACTACACGACATCTTCTTTAGGCTGCGCGCTGAGTTTAACCAGACCTTTGTGATCGTTACCCACAACGAGCAGCTGGCCTCCATGGCCGACCGTACCCTGGTCATGAAAGACGGCCTGATCGTGCAGGAGGTATTATCCAGCCAGAATTAA